A stretch of Acidobacteriota bacterium DNA encodes these proteins:
- a CDS encoding ABC transporter ATP-binding protein encodes MLEIEGVKKRFQDTEALKGVGFVLYEGEVFGLLGPNGAGKTTLIKIITGLIPPDEGRVTIDGFDVRSHWEEVKRLLGIVPQELSLYPGLSAEENLSLFGKLYGVSGRELKDRISFLLSLVGLWERRKELVRNYSGGMKRRLNLALALIHSPNLLLLDEPTVGLDPQTRALIYDFILEVKEKGVSVLLTTHYIEEAERLCDRVAIIDEGKIIALASPGELIQRFAPEELIEVETEEELVPLKEKLLDAFASFSPLVVEKKVILKVRDGRRRLPRIMADLLSLGVSPTSIHFKEPNLEAVFLSLTGKELRD; translated from the coding sequence ATGTTGGAGATAGAAGGGGTTAAGAAGCGTTTTCAGGATACGGAGGCTCTGAAGGGGGTTGGGTTTGTTCTTTATGAGGGTGAGGTATTTGGACTCCTCGGTCCCAATGGAGCGGGTAAGACCACCCTAATCAAGATAATAACCGGTCTCATCCCCCCGGATGAAGGGAGGGTCACGATAGATGGTTTTGATGTTCGCTCCCACTGGGAGGAGGTGAAGCGGTTGTTGGGGATAGTACCCCAGGAGCTTTCCCTTTATCCTGGTCTCTCAGCAGAGGAGAACCTGTCTCTTTTCGGAAAGCTTTACGGTGTCTCCGGGCGCGAGCTGAAGGATAGGATTTCCTTTCTCCTTTCCCTTGTCGGTCTTTGGGAGAGGAGGAAGGAGTTGGTGAGGAATTATTCTGGAGGGATGAAGAGGAGATTGAACCTTGCCCTCGCTCTAATTCATTCGCCCAATCTCCTCCTGCTTGATGAACCCACCGTGGGATTGGATCCCCAAACACGGGCTCTTATCTATGACTTTATACTTGAGGTAAAGGAGAAGGGGGTGAGCGTGCTCCTTACCACCCATTACATCGAAGAGGCGGAGCGTCTTTGTGATCGAGTGGCGATAATAGATGAGGGGAAGATCATCGCCCTTGCTTCGCCCGGAGAGCTTATCCAGCGGTTTGCTCCTGAAGAGCTGATAGAGGTGGAAACGGAGGAAGAGCTTGTTCCCCTGAAGGAAAAATTGCTGGATGCCTTTGCCTCGTTCTCTCCCTTGGTGGTGGAAAAGAAGGTCATTCTTAAGGTGAGGGATGGAAGGAGGAGACTTCCCCGGATAATGGCGGATCTCCTCTCGCTTGGGGTTTCCCCTACCTCCATTCACTTCAAGGAACCCAATCTGGAGGCGGTTTTTCTTTCGTTAACCGGAAAGGAGCTTAGGGATTGA
- a CDS encoding ABC transporter permease yields the protein MKSIILAFNDLKLFFRDRWSFLYVAVLPIAIFTVLALTFGGQGKSKISEQPIPVVDLDHSPESAKLISALDKAKEIEVERFPEVGKGLAKVRKGRRVLALVIEPGFGKALKEGRVKGKLRVYYDPAKEMERSLLIGALFQAVWGAFPEEFVSPFAASAMKEMGVPEEERKRALSSIEEYFKKKGGGKTSSLAANEMFTTEPVVKKQKMGKKPGIAQAAAGTAVMMLLFSVIYGGSSILRKKEAGILRRLLLSPISMGNIILGRYLSLFIIGCVQLFTLFLYANFAFGLPLRAHILPLIVLSVVTAAAATSFGIFLASLCRSYRQVEGLGTLLVLIMSALGGSWFPLFLMPRFMQKVGHFTFNAWAMDGYQEIFFRGGGISDILLEIAVLSAIALVTVGISVVVFSRRSFREFLAQQ from the coding sequence TTGAAATCGATAATATTAGCCTTTAACGACCTTAAGTTATTCTTCCGCGATCGTTGGTCCTTCCTTTATGTTGCCGTTCTCCCTATAGCGATATTCACTGTACTCGCTCTTACCTTTGGAGGACAGGGAAAGTCCAAGATCTCGGAACAACCGATCCCGGTGGTAGATCTCGATCATTCACCGGAGTCGGCGAAACTCATCTCGGCACTCGATAAGGCGAAGGAGATTGAGGTAGAGCGGTTTCCTGAAGTGGGAAAGGGGCTGGCTAAGGTAAGAAAAGGAAGAAGGGTGCTCGCTCTGGTGATCGAGCCCGGTTTCGGAAAAGCGCTTAAAGAAGGGAGGGTGAAGGGGAAGCTTAGGGTTTATTACGATCCGGCAAAGGAGATGGAACGGTCCCTGCTTATCGGTGCTCTATTCCAGGCGGTATGGGGCGCATTCCCCGAAGAATTCGTCTCCCCCTTTGCTGCCTCGGCGATGAAGGAGATGGGAGTTCCCGAAGAAGAGAGGAAGAGAGCCCTTTCCTCCATTGAGGAGTATTTCAAGAAAAAAGGAGGGGGTAAGACCTCTTCTTTAGCAGCGAACGAGATGTTTACAACAGAGCCGGTGGTCAAGAAACAGAAGATGGGCAAGAAGCCAGGAATTGCCCAGGCGGCAGCAGGTACTGCGGTGATGATGCTTCTTTTCTCCGTGATCTATGGTGGATCGAGCATCCTCAGGAAGAAGGAGGCGGGGATACTGAGGAGGCTTCTTCTTTCTCCCATCTCGATGGGAAATATCATCTTGGGGCGGTATTTATCGCTCTTTATCATCGGATGTGTCCAGCTGTTTACCCTTTTCCTCTACGCCAATTTTGCTTTTGGACTTCCCCTTCGGGCTCATATTCTTCCTCTTATTGTCCTTTCGGTAGTTACCGCAGCGGCAGCCACCTCTTTTGGCATCTTCCTCGCCTCTTTGTGCCGTAGTTATCGTCAGGTGGAGGGATTGGGCACCCTGCTCGTTCTCATTATGTCCGCCCTCGGGGGGAGCTGGTTCCCCCTCTTCCTTATGCCCCGTTTTATGCAAAAAGTGGGGCATTTCACCTTTAATGCCTGGGCAATGGATGGGTATCAGGAGATATTCTTCCGGGGAGGAGGTATATCTGATATCCTTCTTGAAATAGCGGTTCTTTCCGCTATTGCCCTGGTTACGGTGGGGATATCGGTTGTGGTATTCTCCCGCCGCAGCTTTCGGGAATTTCTGGCACAACAATAA
- a CDS encoding IPT/TIG domain-containing protein has protein sequence MRERLYSLSFVFCFTFLLFLLLAVGDLNAQQIKVKQVEKKYQFVKSPKSGLFLNVWQEFRWRNAQGKKVNITRIRYRQVKRDLEFEIYLKSANPNRPFLIPRGVSLYIWSLLPDGFTMADFRVPLTVRRDSRIYREGNHLPPDEGVVEARWKNPPLLAYIGSFKVYVGIRLTPGTPKPGYLAPDSCAVSPVRTVPRKFHLPWPPKPTISSVSPTRAKEGKVITIRGKDLPYDFWHRTPGMKISRISHYGYAKVFFHDVNVGGTKEREGEILSFSYKEMKVRVPQGAETGPVRLNYSVFSWGAREFSTPIINRLVVLKPPEISKVEPAPAAPGEKVVIRGNNFWDQSRGTSRTRVLFGDKEVPFGGSPGYLSLYVPNLPPGRYKVTVSNRDGEDSAYVQLILRPPVIKSVFPREGRVGDVIFIYSKNIDLWEGSTRVYINGVPAEILEMKERAGFKDVSVKVRIPKGASSGPISIYTKWGKTDSLKSDPPFTFNIVK, from the coding sequence ATGAGGGAGAGGCTTTATTCTTTATCTTTTGTTTTTTGCTTCACTTTTCTGCTCTTCTTATTGCTCGCTGTAGGGGACCTCAATGCCCAGCAGATAAAGGTAAAGCAGGTAGAGAAAAAATACCAGTTTGTTAAATCGCCCAAGTCAGGACTATTCCTCAATGTCTGGCAGGAGTTTAGGTGGAGAAATGCCCAGGGGAAGAAGGTCAACATAACCAGGATAAGATATCGCCAGGTGAAGAGGGACCTCGAATTCGAAATCTATCTCAAATCCGCCAACCCAAATCGTCCCTTCCTTATTCCCCGAGGAGTATCCCTTTATATCTGGTCCCTTCTTCCCGATGGTTTCACAATGGCGGATTTTAGAGTACCGCTTACGGTGCGTCGCGACTCAAGGATATATAGGGAAGGTAATCACCTTCCCCCGGATGAAGGGGTGGTGGAAGCTCGGTGGAAGAACCCCCCACTTTTGGCTTACATCGGTTCCTTTAAGGTCTATGTTGGCATTAGGCTTACTCCTGGTACTCCGAAGCCCGGCTATCTTGCCCCCGATTCCTGCGCGGTTTCACCGGTTCGCACTGTTCCTCGCAAGTTTCACCTTCCTTGGCCCCCCAAACCAACCATCTCCTCGGTATCACCGACGAGGGCAAAGGAGGGGAAGGTGATCACCATAAGGGGGAAGGACCTTCCTTACGACTTCTGGCATAGGACCCCGGGGATGAAGATAAGTAGGATCTCCCATTATGGTTATGCCAAGGTATTTTTCCACGATGTAAATGTGGGGGGAACGAAGGAGCGAGAGGGGGAGATATTGTCCTTCAGTTATAAGGAGATGAAGGTCAGGGTTCCCCAGGGGGCGGAGACAGGACCGGTGAGGTTGAACTATTCCGTGTTTTCCTGGGGAGCAAGGGAGTTTAGCACGCCGATTATAAATCGACTGGTGGTGTTAAAACCCCCGGAGATCAGCAAAGTAGAACCAGCGCCTGCCGCGCCCGGTGAGAAGGTGGTGATAAGGGGTAATAATTTTTGGGATCAAAGTAGGGGCACTTCCCGAACCAGGGTTCTCTTTGGCGACAAAGAGGTGCCTTTTGGTGGGAGCCCAGGGTATCTCTCCCTTTATGTGCCCAACCTACCGCCGGGAAGATATAAGGTTACCGTCTCGAACAGAGACGGGGAGGATTCGGCCTATGTCCAGCTAATTCTTCGCCCTCCGGTCATCAAGTCCGTTTTCCCCCGTGAGGGCAGGGTTGGCGATGTGATCTTCATCTACTCGAAGAATATAGATTTGTGGGAGGGATCAACCCGGGTATATATAAACGGTGTTCCCGCCGAGATACTCGAGATGAAGGAGCGAGCAGGCTTTAAGGATGTATCTGTCAAGGTAAGGATACCGAAGGGGGCATCGAGCGGTCCCATCTCCATCTATACCAAGTGGGGAAAAACCGATTCCCTTAAGAGTGATCCCCCGTTCACCTTCAATATAGTGAAATAG
- a CDS encoding M20/M25/M40 family metallo-hydrolase: protein MKYWFSKRQSLFLCFLLTTFLLIGTGFTSASKSGIDPKIKPGFSAIKAEDVSNYLHFLASNYLEGRETARKGLHIAGDYVASLYQLWGVKPAGEIVNGKRSYFQYFPVVEYEYLDSSYIAISEGKERKVKFSYGVDFYFGRGGEPVSQSLKAPVVFAGYGLVDKKANYDDLAGLDVKGKIVLILSGFPGEKNPKSPYYRKKKVDRRRRYMMMREKFKKLEEKGAVACFMVDTAEKGMSSFYRMVATNRPYIEGDYIQRPGHRMYIPNLKGRVERSMISLTVSERVANEILSVKGVSIGELKKKIDDTLSPNSFALPGVEATINMEVKGEVKVTRNLLGMVEGSDPVLKNEAIVIGAHYDHLGTRDGYVWNGADDNGSGSVAVMELARAFALNPVKPKRTIIFALWSGEEKGLLGSRYYTEHPTLIPIKKTILNVNMDMIGRDVAPEKFPEYVKRNKKRYPFLAKMKPKDTKRLVNVSGTIHCPILKKIAERANKNVGLIFSVNLSPRPSPGSDHYSFFEHKVPIIYFYSPGDTDYHQPTDTVDKIDFEKIAKVARLIYLITWKVDSLPERLTFKEPAKK from the coding sequence ATGAAATATTGGTTTAGTAAGAGGCAAAGTTTATTCCTCTGCTTTTTGCTCACCACCTTTCTTCTTATCGGCACCGGTTTTACCAGCGCCTCCAAAAGCGGGATAGACCCGAAGATCAAACCCGGTTTTTCGGCGATAAAGGCGGAAGATGTATCAAACTATCTCCACTTCCTCGCCTCCAACTATCTTGAAGGACGGGAAACAGCGAGAAAAGGGCTCCACATCGCCGGCGACTATGTGGCAAGCCTGTATCAGCTCTGGGGAGTAAAGCCGGCAGGAGAGATCGTAAACGGCAAGAGAAGCTACTTCCAGTACTTCCCGGTGGTGGAGTATGAGTATCTCGATTCCTCGTACATCGCGATATCGGAGGGAAAAGAGAGGAAGGTGAAGTTCTCCTATGGGGTTGACTTCTACTTCGGAAGGGGGGGCGAGCCAGTTAGCCAATCCCTTAAGGCTCCGGTGGTTTTCGCTGGCTACGGTCTGGTGGATAAGAAAGCGAATTACGACGATCTGGCTGGCCTTGATGTCAAGGGTAAAATCGTCCTCATACTCAGCGGGTTTCCTGGAGAGAAAAATCCCAAGAGTCCCTATTACAGGAAGAAAAAGGTGGATCGTCGCCGTCGCTATATGATGATGAGGGAGAAGTTCAAAAAGCTTGAGGAAAAGGGAGCGGTTGCCTGCTTTATGGTGGATACCGCAGAGAAAGGGATGAGCTCCTTCTATCGGATGGTGGCGACAAACCGTCCCTATATCGAAGGGGATTACATCCAGAGACCGGGGCACCGGATGTACATCCCCAACCTCAAGGGAAGAGTGGAAAGAAGTATGATCTCCCTCACCGTCTCCGAGCGGGTGGCTAACGAGATCCTATCTGTCAAAGGGGTCTCCATAGGTGAGCTCAAGAAGAAGATAGATGATACCCTCTCCCCGAACTCCTTCGCCCTCCCCGGGGTAGAAGCCACCATCAATATGGAGGTGAAGGGTGAGGTAAAGGTGACGAGGAACCTCCTCGGTATGGTGGAGGGATCCGATCCTGTCCTCAAGAACGAGGCGATCGTTATCGGCGCCCATTACGACCATCTGGGCACGAGAGATGGATATGTCTGGAACGGGGCGGACGACAACGGCTCTGGTTCGGTGGCGGTAATGGAGCTTGCTCGTGCCTTTGCCCTCAATCCGGTGAAGCCAAAGCGGACGATAATCTTCGCCCTCTGGAGCGGTGAGGAGAAGGGGCTTCTTGGCTCCCGCTATTACACGGAACACCCCACCCTCATCCCCATCAAGAAGACGATCCTGAATGTCAATATGGATATGATCGGAAGGGATGTCGCCCCGGAGAAATTCCCCGAATATGTGAAGAGAAACAAGAAGCGTTACCCCTTCTTAGCCAAGATGAAGCCAAAGGACACGAAGAGGCTGGTGAATGTGAGTGGCACCATCCATTGCCCCATCCTGAAGAAGATAGCGGAGAGGGCGAACAAGAATGTCGGGCTTATCTTCTCCGTTAACCTGTCCCCAAGACCCTCCCCGGGCTCCGATCATTACTCCTTCTTCGAGCATAAGGTGCCGATCATCTACTTCTACTCCCCAGGCGATACCGACTACCACCAGCCAACCGATACCGTGGATAAGATCGATTTCGAAAAGATAGCCAAGGTGGCGAGGTTGATCTACCTCATCACCTGGAAGGTGGATTCCCTTCCCGAGCGATTGACCTTCAAGGAACCGGCGAAGAAGTAG